DNA sequence from the Azospirillum thiophilum genome:
CTCGATGAACTCCAGCTGCATGCTGGCCGGGATGATGGCTGCGGCATCCGAGGCGATGTTGCGCACCGCCCGGAGCAGGGCGGCATGATCCGCCTTCGACGCCTCCCGACCATACTTGCCGACGCGGATCGGCTGGCCGTAGGTCTCGACGAAGGACAGCCAGTCCTTGGTCCCGAAGGCAGTGAACAGCCACGCCCAACAGGCCGGCCGCGCCAAGCCGCCGCGGATCGGGATCCCGGACTTCGTCTTGGGCCGGTGGACGATGTACTTGAAGGGGTCGAGGTCGACGCCGTCGACGGCGCCGCCGTCGCGCAGGCGCAGGGTGGTGCCGTCGATCCGGTCGAAGACGAACCACCGCGGGTCGCGCCAGATGATCCGCGCCGGCATCCATTGGCGGCCGGAGGTGTTCCAGACGATTTCGGCGACGCTGAAGCCCTTGCCGATGCCGTCGAGCAGGTCATAGAGGATGTCGGCGAAGGCGTCGTCGGCGATCGCCAGCCGCACCAGGTCGGCGGCCTCGACGTCGTCCGGCTGGTCGCTGGCGGCCTCGACCGTCACGTCCAATTGGGAGACGGACAGGCGGCGCGTGCCCATCACCGAGCGGTAGTGGATGAACTTCTCCTCGATGTCCTCGGCGAGGGCCAGATAGGCGCTCGGATCGCCCTGTTCGGCCGACAGCAGGATCGAGCCCAGCTCGCGCGGCGTCAGTCCCTGCGATGGATGGTCGGCCAGCACTTGGCGCACGCCGGTCACGGTGGGACCGGACAGCTCTTCGGTCAGCACCTCGCGGACGATGGGCTTGCCGGTGTTCGGGTCGAGGATCGGAGAGGTCACGCGGATCGCTGGCATGGGTCGCCTCAGTAGCCGCCGGCGCCGAACAGGCCGCCGCGGTCGTCGTCGTCGATGAAGTCCGGCAGGTCGCGGCGCTTGTTGGCCTCGGCCGTCCGGGCTGGCGTGTAGTCGTACTCGGCCGTGGGCAGCCGGCTGGCGTAATGGGCCAGGACGGCGGCAATGGCGGCGTCGCCATGGCGCTTGTTGCCGTCGGCCCCGGTGGTGCGGGCCTGCTGGCGCTTCAGCTGGGCCACGCCGTCGCGCATCTCCAGCTGACCGAAGTCGACCAGCACGTCGGCATCTTTGGGCAGCAGCAGTGACGCGCCTTCCAGGGCGGCCTTGAACGGCGGCATGTTGACCCGATACCACTCGGTCGAGAACTTCACCTCCTCGATCCGCGCGGCGCCGAACAGCTGGCGCATTCGCTCGGCCAAGCTGGCGCCGTTGCCGCCGGCGTCGATCGCGCCCTTCACGAAGCGCGGCAGGCGTTCGAGGATGAAGCGGACGATCAGCTTCTGTTCCTCGTCGGGAACGTTGCGCAGTTCCATGAGGAAGGCCGCGCGAAGGGTCAGGTCGGACATGATCTGCGCCGGCATGCCGACGGAGGCGTCACGGAGACGCGCATAGTCGTGGCCGTACACCGACATGCGGTCCGGGTCGAGCCGCTTCACAAGCGGCAGCAGGTGCTCATGACACCAGGCGGTGGCGACGGCGGTACGGGCATAGTCCGGCAGGTCGACGAAGCCCGGCTCGCACTCCCACCGCAAGACCGGGATGTCGGCAGACATGCGGGCCAATACCAGCTCGCGCGGCAGCCAGACGCCGCCCTTGTTCTTCGGGATGACGTGCAGCTCTTCGTCGGCGGCGTCGCCATAGCTGCCGACGATCTCGGCCCGCCAGGCGGCCTCCTTCTCGGCCGTCCACTCCTCGCCCTTGACCAGGCAGATGCGCTTGTAGAGCCCGTCCTTCAGCGCGTCGTCGAAGGTGACGCGCAGCACGGCATAGGGCTTCTTGCCGGCGCGGCAGTCCTCTATCAACTGGTTGAAGGGATGGCCTGTGCCGTTGTGGGTGCTGATGACCGCGACCTTGCCGCCCCAGATCAGCAGCGCCATGGCCGACTTCAGCAGCTCCGATAGATCGTCGTGGAAGGCGGCCTCGTCGATGATGACGAAGCCCTGCCGGCCGCGCAGGCTGCGCGGGCGCGAGGCCAGGGCGACGATCTCGAAGCCGCTGGCGAAGGTGATGCGGAACGCCTTGATGCCATCGTCCGACCCGTCGTCGAACACCTCCTCCGATGTGGCCGAACAGGCGCGATCGAACAGCCGCGCCCATGCGCCGGCCGTGTCGATGAACTCCCGCGCCATGTCCAGGTTGTAGCCGATGTAGAGCGTGTCCATGCCCTTCGCCGATTTCTCTGCGGCAGAGGTCAGGACGGCGTCGGCGGCGATCGCCCACGTATAGCCGATACGGCGGGACTTCTCGACGACCACGACGGAGGTCAGCGCCGTCGTCTCCAGCAGAGCCTTCTGGTAGACCAGCAACAGGTCCAACGGCGGACCGCCGTTGTGACCGAGTGAGGGGATCTCGGTCGGCAGGCGCTTGAAGTCATCCTCGACGGCTGGCCGGAGCTTCATGACGCCTTCCGGATGCCGAGGAAGTCCTTCTTGATGTCGGCGATGGTGTCGGCCGACAGGCCCTTGCGCTTGGCCGTGGCCTCCATGACGGCGATCGCGCGCTTGTCCGCCTCGGTCTGAAGACGCAGGATCAGCTCGGCGTCGGTCTTGCGGGCCGATGTGAGCTTTTGGATGGAGCTGGTGAGGAACATCACCTGTTCGGGATCCAGCTTGGCGCCTTCGCCGTCCTCGCCGTTTATCAGGTCGAAGATCAGCGTCTGACACACTTCGATGTTGAGCCGGGCAATCCGCGTGTCGGGTTCGTCACCAAGTTGGCGTACCAGCCCCTCGGCCATGGCGCGTGACCGACGTAGGCGCTCGCCGACCTTGTCCATGGTTTGCACATAGCGACCGACCGCCGAGCGCGACACGTCCAGATCGATGCGGCCGGCGATACGAAGTTCCTGCAGCTTGGACAGCAGCTCGTCGATGGTCCATCCGTCTTCCCGCAGGCGACCCAGCTCTTCGCGGATTTCCTTGGGCAGACGGTCGAGGGTCGAACGCGCCATCAGGGCTGTCCTCGTGCAACGCCATCGACACGCGCGCGACCTTCGGCGACGTCTTCGCCCGCGTCGGTGAGCATCACCACAAGATGCCAGTTGGGAACCGGGTTCACCACGATCAGCCCGACGTTGCCGAGCCAGCCCAGTTCTTCCCGGACCACCGCGCCGCTGGCGGCGAAGCCATGCCGCCGGGCAACGTCGGCCAGTACCGTTTCAGGGGAAGTGTAGCCGGGCACCTTGGTCAAAGTGCGCAAGAGGTTCAATCGAAGATGCCGGCGCCATTCGATCATGGGATCGACGTCGACCGGATCGGGCAGAGTGTTGTTGTCCATCCCAGCGCCTTTCAGAAGATTGAGGGAACCTTCACGCCCTCAACTTTTTCATGCCCGTCCGCAACGCTCGCCCCCCGCGCCGTGATCGAGGCGACCATGACGGTGTCCTTGAACATCTCCAGGGTGACGAGACGCCGTTCCTTCAGCCACTCCAGCTCGGTGCGAACCACCTCACGGGTCAGGCCGCGCCGATGGCCGAGCTGCTGCAGCCCGACTTCCAGGATGCTGTCGTTGGCGCTGCCGCCGGCCTCCTTCAGTAGTCGGAGGACGACCAGGCGGCGGTCTTCTTTCAGATGGGCCAGGAAGGCGCTGTCAGCGGTCATGAGTTCGCCCTTCTCAAGAACTCGTCCATGATTTGAACTTGACGGTCGGTGCGTTCGAACAGCGCGACGAAGCCGTTCGCGCGCTCCTCGAAAACGGCCAGCTTCCCTTCCACGCGGGTCAGCTGAAGGGTGAGGGTCGCCACCGCCTCGGCGGTCGGTAGATGCTCGATGGCGGTCTCGACGCGATCCAGGCGACCGCGCACCGCCATCGCCGCTTCCCGCATCTCGGCCTCCCTTTCGTGACGCGACTTGCGCTCGGTATCGATCGCCTCGTTGCGCGCCTTCGCCTCGGCCGCCAGATCGTCCTTGGAGGCGAACCGTGCGCGGACCGACCAGCCGACCCACGCCTGCACCAGAGGGGAACCGATGGCGATCGAGACGGCGATGAACGGCCACCATTCCTTCAGCCAATCCGGCATCATCACAGCCCCCGCTCATGTCGTTCCTGGCAGACCACACAGCGGGTCGCCGACGGCAGGGCCGCGCGGCGGGCCGGCGGGATCGCCGTGTCGCAGTCGATGCAGGCGGTCGAGCCGGCCTGCATCAGGCGGCCACGCACAGCGGAGATCGCCCCCGCCGTGAGGAAGGCGCTGCGCGCCTCCCCTTCGTCACCGAAGTCCACGGCCCGCCCTCATAAGCTACTGGCCGGCTGCATGACCGGCAGCCCCGTGGACGACGGCACCGGCGCCACCAGATCGACCCGGCCGAGCAGCCGTTCGCGCAGCCCTTCCGGGTCGATGTTCAGTTCCTTCAGGACGCCCGGCATCTTGGGTGCCAGATAGCCGGCGGCGACCGCCACCAGTTCGGACCGGGTGTCGATGCTGGTCAGCGCGGCGCCCTTCTGCAGCGCCTTCTCGCGGGCGTACATCAGGGCGTAGCCCATGCCCTGTTCCAGCCGCTCGACCAGCAGGCTTTCGCGGCGCACATGCAGCAGGTCGGCGCCCTTCTTCACGGCCCAGCCGAGCAGGGCCGAGATGCCGATGAAGAGATAGTCGACCAGGGTGGACAGCAGTTCGGGCGGCAGCTTGATGGTGTAGGCGTCGGCGTCGGCGGCCAGGGCGCGGTTGGCGATGAAGAAGGCGGCGGCGAGCGCGATCAGCGCCCATTTGAAAATGCGCAAGGCAGGGTTCCTCAGAGATACGGCGCGACCAGGCGCCGGTAGTTGGCGACGAAGTCCTCCGGCCGCCCCTTGCCCTTCGGCGTGTTGTAGACCTGCTTCCAGACCCGCGCGTGGCCCTCGATGTCGCCGGGGTTGGCGAGGCGCACGGGCGACCGGTAGTAGAGCAGGCGGGCCACCGCGGTCGCATAGGCGAGGTTGGTGGCGAGCTGCATGGCCGTCGACGGCCAGCTGGCGGCGAGGCCGGCCAGCCGGGCGGCCAGGGTCGGGCGGAAGCGCAGGAAGTTCTCGTGCAGGTCGTCGAGCGTCGCAGGCTCGATCTGATACAGGCCATAGGCCGGCCCGATGGTCCGGTCATTGGGGCCGGTGATCTGGTCCAGCGCGCGGAAACCGGACTCCTGCGCGATGGTGCCGAGCAGCAGCTCGACCGAGGCATCGGAGGTCAGCCCCGGAACGTCCGGGCCTTGCATCATCGAAAGGGTGGGACGCACCACGAACAGGGCGAGGTGACGCGGGGAAAGACCGGGCGGGGTGGTGAGGGCGTTCGTCATACCCCCATTGTGCCGCTACCGCCGCGCGCGTTTCAGGGGGCGAGTTTTCACCGGATACGACAACGGCGCCCCTGGGGGCGCCGCGTCGCATCATGCATTTTCTGTGGTCTGACCGCCGTATCTCAGGTCCGTCTGGTCTCAAGGCGCCGCAGATCGTCAATGGTCAGGTCGCCGGCTGCGACCGCCGCGCGCAGCAGCGGCGGCAGGGCGGACAGGAAGGAGGTGTCGTCTTCCGCCACCATCTCCTTCTGTTCCGGCGGCGGGGTCAGCTTGTAGGCCCGGCCGCAGCAGGGACAGGTCAGCGTCACCGGCTGAGGATCGGACACGGCCGGCTGCAGGTCGGCGGTCAGCCGATCGACGGTGCCCTTGTGCAGGGCCAGGGCACGGGCGATCGGCCGCGGTTGCCAACCGTTCAGACGGAGGATGCGGGCATTGTGGTGGCTCATGCTCCACCGGCCGGTAGGCACACGGTACTCGTTGCCGCCGAGCTGTGACGCGATCAGCCGCGCCGCCCGCCGGCCCAGCGCCATCACCAACGGGTGATCGTCACGCAACCGGGACAACTGCGGAATATGGAGCGTGCGGTCGCCGAAATGCGCGGCGAAGCGGACGGCGGTGTCGTCGCCGCACAGGCGCTGCACGTCGGCCAGGACGCCCGGCAGGTTGCGGATGGGCAGGCGCAGGCTCATGGCTGGGGCGCCTTCTCTATCCGGTCGGTCCAGAGCTTCAACTGCTCGATGGCGCGGCCGGCGTCGGCCGGCTGGAGCCACTGCAGGGCGTCGACGCCGAACCGGCTCTTCAGCCAGGCCGCCAAGGCCGCCTCGCTGCGGTCGGTGACGGCGCCGGCGTCGGCCAGGGCCAGCCACATGGCGCGGACCTTACGCTGCTGGGGCGTCAGCGCCGGCCGGGCCGGCCGACCGCGGTGCTTCTTGCCGGCGCCCAGCCCCTTCAGCTGTTCGATCAGCTTGGCCCGCTCGGCCGGCTTCAGCGTGCCGGCGCTGTCGGTGCGGCCGCCGGAGACCTGCAAGACGCGGGCGCGGTAGCAGTCCTCGGCCAAGGACAGCTCGCGTCGCATGGCATGGATCGCCTTCAGGTCGCCCGACCGGCGGGCGTCGGATGGTTTGACGGTAGCGGTCATGACGGGTTCCCTTCATCGGAACTGGCGCAGGATGGTTTGACGTTGGCGGGGTCGCCCTGGCAGACGGGGCAGACGCGACCCTTCATCTCGGCCGTGACGCTGCGGCCCCGCAGCCAGTCCGTTTCGTGGCCGCAGACAGCGCACTCGAAACGGACATAGGCCCGGCCGCCGGCGCCGGGGGTGCCGGCGTCGACGACGCCCATCGTGCGCGGGTTGCGCTTGGCCGGCCGACGGGGCTTTCGGAAGAGATCAAGCTGCATCAACGAGGCCTCCTCTCGACCGCCGCGTTGAAGCGGACGGCCAGATCGGTGCCGGACATGCCGGCCGCCCGGCACAGGTCGACCACAAGGTCGATCAGTTCGTTCGGATCCTGCTGGATGGGCTGGGCAGCCGGGCGGCCGGCTGCCACCGCCACCACGGCGCCCAGCAGCGCGACCAGTTCACCCCGGAAGGCGCCGACGACCGCGTCCCCCCGACGCAAGCGCCGGACGGCAGCGCCGGCGGCGATCGCCAGCTTGATGGTGTCGGCGCCGGACATCAGCCCTTCCTTTTCGTGGGCGGATCGCCCATGAGGCTGTCCATCGGTCGCGGCGCCATGAAGGTGTCCGGCATACGGACGATCAGGCGATCCGTGACCAGCTGAACCGGCGGAGCGATGGTGGACGGAGCCGCCAGCAGCTTCAGGGTGGGGTGAAGCGTGCGGGTGCGCACCTCCAGCGACTTGCCGCCGACCAGACGGAAATGGCCGTCTTCGGCGGGCATGATTGCCAGTTGGCCGCGTTCCGCCGACGCTTCGCGGCCGAAGGCAAGGTTGACGCGCTGTCCCTTGGTCCAGCCGAACCGCTTGACCAGATCGGAACCGATGACGACGCGCAGTTCCAGGATCGGCGACTTGCCGGTCGTCTTGCCCATTGCGACGCGCACCTTGTCGGCGTCGGCCCGTCTGTGTTGCCCGCGCGCGGGAACGATGATGTCGAAAGCCATGATCAGACCTCGGTGGGGTGGGTGGCGGTGCGGAGCAGGCTGGCGAGGCTGGGCAGACCGGGCGCCATTGGACGCTCGGGGAGGCACGCGGGAATACCGCGCACCCGCCGGAGGGTCCGGACGTGCGGTCCATCGACCAGGAACTCGACCTCCTCGGGATGGCCGGGGATGCCGGCCACCAGGAGGACGGGAACCAGGCCGCCGTCGAAGAGCGAGACTGAAAGGGCGGGGGTGGCGGCGGTCATGCGTGCCCCACCACGGCATGATCCGGGAGGACTTGGCGCAGTTCATGGCCGACAGCGGCGATCCACCACGCGTTGCCCCAGTTCCACGGGCGGACGATGCGGGGGTCATGCCGATAGTCGATGACGCCGATCCGCCAGCCCACGTCGCGGCGATACCAGCCGGCCGCGATGCAATCGGCGAACTCGGTTCCCTGTCCCGGCTGGGTGTAGCGGTCCATGCCGTAGATCAGCTCGTCGGCACCGTCCCGAATGGTGCGACCCAGATGGGCCATGACACCTTCGGGAGGCAGGGCGAGCGCCCTGAGCGTGAGCTTGCCATCTCGCCGGACAATCATCTGGTGCGGCCAGACACCGCTTTCGTCGATCGACGCGCTGATCAGCTCGTGGAACGTGGCAGGAAGGTCGGTCATGGCATCAACCCCTTCGCGGCTTCGGCCAGACGATCCAGAGGGTCGGCGCCGATCAGCGCCGGCGCCGACCCACCAACCCCCACACCGGCGTTCAGCTCTGCGGATTGCCCGTCGCGACGGCCGGACTGCCAATCCCGGTGTTCATAGTCCCGCAGGTTGCGGTCGGCGTTGCGGTCGCGGGGCGACAGCTCGGTCAGCGACGGGTAGGCCAGTGCCGTGTACGCCTTGATGGCGTCACCGTCTTCCGGCCGGCGCGCCATGCGGTTGACCTTCCTTGCGACCCCCGCTACCCAGCCGTCGCAGAACAGATCGGCACGGCGGACCTTGTTGGCCCGCACCGTGACGCGCTTCAGTTTTTCAGCGATGTAGGTGCGGCGGGATCGGCTCAGCTGGCGATGCAGCACGTCGAAGGCATAAGCCGCCACTTCAGGCAGCGGATCGATGCCGATGAATGCCCATTTACCTGAAGCGAGGAAGATCAGGTCGCAAGCGAACGCGCGACCAATCAGCCCGGCAAGATCGTCTTCCCATTTCGGCGGTTCGTTCGCCCGCGTCCCACGCTCCGTCCGGTTCTCGCAAGCATCCCGCGCGCGGCATTCCTGATCGGAGATGCCATCTTCCTCCATCATGCGTTGCGCCATCGCCAAGGCGGTGGCGGCTTCATGCTCCGTGGCACCGGGATCGCGCGCCACGGCCAGCAGCTTGCGGACCCTGTCGATGCGCCGGGTCCGCTCGGGAGTGTCGCTGCCATTCATGCCCGGCCCTCCCGATGTCCGGTCGAAGCGCCCAGCTTGACCACGGCGCCGGCCGGCACGCAGCCGGCCGCCAAGCTCTCCTTGGCTTGGCGGAGTTGCCGGGCCGCCCCCTCCAGCATCATGACGCCGGCGTCATAGGCGGCAGGATCATGGCGGGCACCCAGCGTGGCGGTGATGGTCATGAAGACGGACAGCGTCGCTTCCACCGCCTTCTCGGTCCCGTGGTCGCGCTCCACCGCCACCAGTCCGGCCAGAGTGGCCGACACTTCCGGCCGGACGCCGGGCATGTCCAGCCCGCTACGGTGGATCAGGTCGATGATCCTGGTCATGCCATGCCCTCCGTCGCGCTGGTCGCGGTCAGGGCCGGGATGGTGGTGTCGGCATCCTGGTGGTTGGGCGTCGAGTGCAGGTCGATGGCAGAAGCCCACGCCAGCAGACAGGCCGCCGCGTCGACGATCTCAGCGCGCGCGGGCGCACCGGACGACGCCCGTTCAAGCTGCCCGATCAACTTGGCGATCCTGGCCT
Encoded proteins:
- a CDS encoding TraR/DksA C4-type zinc finger protein, with amino-acid sequence MDFGDEGEARSAFLTAGAISAVRGRLMQAGSTACIDCDTAIPPARRAALPSATRCVVCQERHERGL
- a CDS encoding DUF3486 family protein, whose product is MARSTLDRLPKEIREELGRLREDGWTIDELLSKLQELRIAGRIDLDVSRSAVGRYVQTMDKVGERLRRSRAMAEGLVRQLGDEPDTRIARLNIEVCQTLIFDLINGEDGEGAKLDPEQVMFLTSSIQKLTSARKTDAELILRLQTEADKRAIAVMEATAKRKGLSADTIADIKKDFLGIRKAS
- a CDS encoding regulatory protein GemA gives rise to the protein MTATVKPSDARRSGDLKAIHAMRRELSLAEDCYRARVLQVSGGRTDSAGTLKPAERAKLIEQLKGLGAGKKHRGRPARPALTPQQRKVRAMWLALADAGAVTDRSEAALAAWLKSRFGVDALQWLQPADAGRAIEQLKLWTDRIEKAPQP
- a CDS encoding DUF2786 domain-containing protein, whose translation is MNGSDTPERTRRIDRVRKLLAVARDPGATEHEAATALAMAQRMMEEDGISDQECRARDACENRTERGTRANEPPKWEDDLAGLIGRAFACDLIFLASGKWAFIGIDPLPEVAAYAFDVLHRQLSRSRRTYIAEKLKRVTVRANKVRRADLFCDGWVAGVARKVNRMARRPEDGDAIKAYTALAYPSLTELSPRDRNADRNLRDYEHRDWQSGRRDGQSAELNAGVGVGGSAPALIGADPLDRLAEAAKGLMP
- a CDS encoding DUF2730 family protein produces the protein MMPDWLKEWWPFIAVSIAIGSPLVQAWVGWSVRARFASKDDLAAEAKARNEAIDTERKSRHEREAEMREAAMAVRGRLDRVETAIEHLPTAEAVATLTLQLTRVEGKLAVFEERANGFVALFERTDRQVQIMDEFLRRANS
- a CDS encoding DUF935 domain-containing protein, whose product is MPAIRVTSPILDPNTGKPIVREVLTEELSGPTVTGVRQVLADHPSQGLTPRELGSILLSAEQGDPSAYLALAEDIEEKFIHYRSVMGTRRLSVSQLDVTVEAASDQPDDVEAADLVRLAIADDAFADILYDLLDGIGKGFSVAEIVWNTSGRQWMPARIIWRDPRWFVFDRIDGTTLRLRDGGAVDGVDLDPFKYIVHRPKTKSGIPIRGGLARPACWAWLFTAFGTKDWLSFVETYGQPIRVGKYGREASKADHAALLRAVRNIASDAAAIIPASMQLEFIEASKGAANAAVFQGLVEFFERQTSKLVLGQTATTDAIAGGHAVGQEHRQVQEDIERADARQLAVTLKRDLVVPMVSLNMGPRPAYPTIRIGRPAQDDLTLQLSALKELVPLGLRVSMSEVRDKFGFADPDETDELLAKPALPAASAPPPDRAVTADAPALTSQQPAGQGDAVDGLVDEMLGDWQPMAAPLVTAVLSAVKDATSAEDFVSRLVAAAADDHTGALRESLARGQFMARVAARVGAVD